The following coding sequences are from one Methanohalophilus halophilus window:
- a CDS encoding NOB1 family endonuclease, which produces MKIYIADTGVFINRKGRDRQLVTVPAVIDETKAKYTSMEVLIALETGAKVEQPDPVFRKKIVSKAEGTGDLEELSGTDIDVLAKALEYGRNAVLMTDDYAVQNVASMIGIKVEPISQSRIKDKIIWGKKCTGCMKRFDNGEECPICGSPLKKIRKRKI; this is translated from the coding sequence ATGAAAATTTACATAGCAGACACCGGCGTTTTCATCAATCGAAAGGGCAGGGACCGCCAGCTTGTTACAGTACCTGCAGTAATCGATGAAACTAAGGCAAAATACACAAGCATGGAAGTGTTGATCGCCCTTGAAACCGGGGCAAAGGTTGAGCAACCAGATCCTGTATTTAGGAAAAAAATCGTGAGCAAGGCAGAAGGTACAGGCGATCTTGAAGAACTTTCCGGGACCGATATCGATGTGCTGGCAAAAGCTCTGGAATATGGGAGAAATGCTGTCCTCATGACAGATGATTATGCTGTGCAGAATGTGGCAAGTATGATTGGCATAAAGGTAGAGCCCATATCCCAATCAAGGATAAAGGACAAAATAATCTGGGGGAAAAAATGCACCGGGTGCATGAAAAGATTTGACAATGGTGAAGAATGCCCTATCTGTGGATCCCCCCTCAAGAAAATACGTAAAAGAAAGATATAA
- a CDS encoding ATPase domain-containing protein, protein MQQVTTHIQGLDSILKGGWNCPSATLIAGVAGSGKTTFALQALCESAREGKVCLYVTSVNEPATIVNNFVSRLSHYDVSRISRGNIHQISIDIKTLDRGIYSFMWNLEDSIEKIKPKIIVIDPITIIGCSFDKNTRRRFYYEFFKRMKKWNSLVLVTGEMSEKEIEESTLGYVTDGIIHLTNKEERQQRNRYLEVLKLRGQEYIPGKHSFSITSEGITVLPWQDRISRREESKLLETGLCGLDYMLCGGLRVGSANYIGGPTGTGKTLMGIRYVNKGAEQDERGIIVSFNETKNDILNRAESAGMDLEKYIHTGNIEILQLSTNDFARHFHEIQQKVEKINATRIFVDDVEKHMKTMEGTSFIQHLVAKYKNANITLLMTGTISSGLPTIGEAGKNLHADSTIATCYVADKLHLKKGLIVLKNFNSKHKKEIHEINIGENGLEIKGILPLTDIIS, encoded by the coding sequence ATGCAACAAGTCACCACCCACATCCAGGGCCTCGACAGCATACTCAAGGGAGGTTGGAATTGCCCTTCTGCAACCCTTATAGCTGGTGTTGCAGGCAGCGGGAAGACCACATTTGCATTACAGGCATTATGTGAAAGTGCAAGAGAAGGGAAAGTTTGCCTGTATGTTACTTCGGTCAACGAACCGGCCACAATCGTGAATAACTTTGTGTCAAGATTGAGCCATTATGACGTATCCCGGATCTCCAGAGGAAACATACACCAGATATCCATTGATATCAAAACCCTCGATCGAGGGATATATTCCTTCATGTGGAATCTTGAGGATTCCATTGAAAAAATCAAACCAAAGATCATCGTTATTGATCCCATTACCATCATAGGATGTAGTTTCGACAAGAATACCAGAAGAAGATTCTACTATGAATTTTTCAAAAGAATGAAAAAATGGAATTCACTGGTACTTGTTACCGGAGAGATGTCAGAAAAGGAAATTGAAGAAAGTACTCTGGGATATGTAACAGACGGGATAATACATCTTACAAATAAAGAAGAAAGGCAGCAGCGAAATCGCTATCTTGAAGTGCTAAAACTACGGGGACAGGAATACATCCCGGGCAAACACAGTTTTTCCATAACCAGTGAAGGAATAACAGTACTTCCCTGGCAGGACAGGATATCCAGGCGCGAAGAAAGCAAGCTACTTGAAACCGGCCTATGCGGGCTGGACTATATGCTTTGTGGTGGTCTGAGAGTAGGTTCGGCAAATTATATAGGGGGACCCACCGGCACAGGTAAAACCCTGATGGGTATCCGATATGTAAATAAGGGAGCTGAGCAGGATGAAAGGGGCATCATCGTTTCATTTAATGAAACCAAAAATGACATCCTGAATCGTGCTGAGTCCGCAGGAATGGATCTTGAAAAATATATTCATACAGGAAATATCGAAATATTACAACTCTCCACAAATGATTTTGCCAGGCATTTTCACGAAATTCAGCAGAAAGTAGAAAAGATCAATGCAACAAGGATTTTTGTTGATGACGTGGAAAAACATATGAAAACTATGGAAGGGACTAGCTTTATCCAGCACCTTGTGGCAAAATACAAAAATGCAAATATCACACTCCTGATGACAGGAACCATATCATCCGGACTTCCGACAATAGGTGAAGCCGGCAAAAATTTGCATGCTGACAGCACCATAGCAACCTGTTATGTAGCGGATAAATTACATTTGAAAAAAGGCCTCATCGTCCTCAAGAACTTCAATTCAAAACATAAGAAAGAAATCCATGAGATTAATATTGGCGAAAATGGGCTGGAAATTAAAGGAATCTTGCCCCTTACCGATATAATATCCTGA
- a CDS encoding NAD+ synthase, protein MDILQAKERIVDFIGEKCEDAGVTGSVVGISGGVDSALVAHLAVEALGAENVFGLHLPELNVTPPEDVLDATEVANGLGIEFRTIDIGGIVQTYLANMPGSDPANKYVNGNLKARIRMSILYYYANLDSRLVAGTGNKTEILLGYYTKYGDGGVDLEPIGDLYKTEVFQMAEMVGVPGGIIDKSPSAALWEGQTDEKELGHSYATIDSILIKMLAQEEASAVALECGVPESELDKLLQRVDSNMHKRMLPPVADLADIRTSNYLEG, encoded by the coding sequence ATGGACATTCTACAAGCAAAGGAAAGAATAGTGGATTTCATTGGCGAGAAATGTGAGGATGCCGGTGTAACCGGTTCTGTTGTAGGTATCAGCGGGGGGGTGGATTCTGCACTTGTGGCACATCTGGCAGTGGAAGCACTTGGTGCTGAGAATGTATTTGGGTTGCATCTCCCTGAACTGAATGTCACACCACCGGAAGATGTACTGGATGCAACCGAGGTGGCCAATGGGCTCGGGATTGAATTCAGGACCATTGATATTGGGGGAATAGTTCAAACATATCTTGCAAATATGCCAGGTTCTGATCCCGCTAACAAATACGTCAACGGCAATCTGAAAGCCAGGATCAGGATGTCCATTCTTTACTATTATGCCAATCTTGACAGCAGACTTGTGGCAGGTACAGGGAACAAGACCGAAATCTTGTTAGGTTATTATACCAAGTATGGCGATGGCGGAGTGGACCTCGAACCAATCGGGGACCTCTATAAAACTGAAGTGTTTCAAATGGCGGAAATGGTAGGTGTTCCCGGGGGAATCATTGATAAATCCCCCTCAGCCGCTCTCTGGGAGGGCCAGACAGATGAAAAAGAATTGGGCCACTCCTATGCTACTATTGACAGCATCCTGATAAAAATGCTTGCACAAGAGGAGGCCAGTGCAGTGGCATTAGAATGCGGTGTCCCAGAATCCGAGCTGGACAAACTTCTCCAGCGTGTCGATTCCAATATGCACAAAAGAATGCTACCTCCTGTAGCTGACCTTGCAGATATAAGGACTTCGAATTACCTTGAAGGGTGA
- a CDS encoding tRNA(Ile)(2)-agmatinylcytidine synthase codes for MIISFDDTDSRSLGMCTTYLGALLMDELKAYGKPAGLPLLIRLNPTIPFKTRGNAAVAIKIETSESEKIKKHVIQRIEELAQMEDENTNPGVVFLENNNDEVKTALTAFFKRAVQHVITIQEAKGLVEKYELDGRGYKNSRGLIGALAGCGAMLEEEWDHTYEYLSYRQKEAWGTQRFVNENSVIRADDATYPHTWDNRDIANNMVVCVPHSPDPVLYGIRGKTPEYISHAASMIEGEVTERHAIYKTNQGTDMHLIPAESISKLQDMESYIIQGFVASNPRTIEGGHTLFLFRDKEGEEMECAAFEPTKNFRELIRKLLPGDHITIYGSVKNKTLNIEKIDVIELTEKYRKVNPLCPKCEKSMKSAGKGQGYRCRHCKTRADKAARSKVEREIKPGIYEVPPCARRHLSMPLIRKEGKDIHPSR; via the coding sequence ATGATTATAAGCTTTGATGATACAGATTCCCGCAGTCTTGGGATGTGCACCACATACCTGGGTGCTCTATTGATGGATGAACTTAAAGCGTATGGAAAGCCCGCCGGTCTGCCCCTGCTTATAAGGTTGAATCCCACCATACCCTTCAAAACACGGGGAAATGCTGCAGTTGCAATCAAAATAGAAACATCTGAATCTGAAAAAATCAAAAAACATGTAATACAGAGAATAGAAGAACTGGCACAGATGGAGGATGAAAATACAAATCCAGGTGTGGTCTTTCTCGAAAATAACAATGATGAAGTTAAAACTGCCCTGACCGCCTTTTTCAAACGTGCTGTACAACACGTAATTACAATCCAGGAAGCAAAAGGCCTCGTTGAAAAATACGAACTTGATGGAAGAGGGTACAAAAACAGTCGTGGGCTGATAGGAGCACTGGCCGGCTGCGGTGCCATGCTGGAAGAAGAGTGGGACCACACTTATGAATACCTCTCATACAGGCAGAAAGAAGCATGGGGCACACAGCGATTTGTAAATGAAAATAGTGTAATCCGGGCAGATGATGCCACCTATCCCCATACATGGGACAACCGTGATATTGCAAACAATATGGTAGTCTGCGTGCCTCATTCACCAGATCCTGTCCTTTATGGAATTCGGGGAAAGACACCCGAATACATCTCCCATGCCGCCTCCATGATAGAGGGAGAGGTTACCGAAAGGCATGCAATATATAAGACAAACCAGGGAACCGATATGCATCTGATTCCAGCAGAAAGTATCAGCAAGCTGCAGGACATGGAATCATATATAATCCAGGGGTTTGTGGCTTCAAACCCCCGTACAATTGAAGGAGGACACACCTTATTCCTTTTCAGGGACAAAGAGGGAGAGGAAATGGAATGTGCCGCTTTTGAACCCACAAAAAACTTCCGGGAACTAATTCGCAAACTTCTCCCGGGAGATCATATAACAATATACGGAAGTGTCAAGAATAAGACACTTAATATTGAAAAAATTGATGTGATCGAACTTACGGAAAAATACAGGAAGGTCAACCCCCTGTGCCCCAAATGTGAAAAGAGTATGAAATCCGCCGGGAAGGGACAGGGATATCGATGCAGGCATTGCAAAACACGGGCAGATAAAGCCGCAAGGTCCAAAGTTGAAAGAGAGATCAAACCCGGAATATATGAGGTACCCCCCTGTGCCCGCAGGCATCTTTCGATGCCTCTTATCCGGAAAGAAGGAAAGGATATTCACCCTTCAAGGTAA
- a CDS encoding transcriptional regulator, whose translation MTKDILIHQIIDVLEKSNFTVSSRCNIRPRSFDLAARQDGVLLFCKALYNIDSLNEETASEMKALAGYLGGTPMLIGAKTRDQMLEDSVVYVRYEIPALNVQTLYDYFVEGIPPLISAAPGGLYVSIDGDVLRDARSQLSMSIGSLASHLGVSRRTISKYEEGCMDASIDVVLELEELLDVALAKSIDILGPFHRSRQEPDENDTLKPPTDGILSFIYGLGYDVLSISQAPFNAVSRDCSTTFLTGVSKYSNAMIKRAHLMSNISTITRTRSVYIIEGESKITSVEHTVLIERKELDSLSDSEELDDLISERTSATVDY comes from the coding sequence ATGACAAAAGACATTCTAATACATCAAATCATTGATGTACTGGAAAAGAGTAATTTTACTGTATCTAGCCGCTGTAACATTAGACCTCGTAGTTTTGATCTGGCGGCAAGGCAGGATGGTGTACTTCTTTTCTGTAAGGCATTATATAATATTGATAGCCTGAATGAAGAAACAGCATCTGAAATGAAAGCATTGGCAGGATATCTCGGTGGTACTCCGATGCTTATTGGGGCAAAAACGCGTGATCAGATGCTTGAAGATAGCGTAGTCTATGTCCGGTATGAGATTCCTGCTCTAAATGTCCAGACCCTTTATGATTATTTTGTAGAAGGCATACCTCCTCTGATTTCAGCGGCTCCCGGTGGTCTCTATGTTTCCATTGATGGTGATGTGTTGCGGGATGCCAGAAGTCAACTTTCGATGTCTATTGGTTCCCTGGCGTCACATCTGGGAGTATCCCGGCGTACTATTAGTAAATATGAGGAAGGCTGCATGGATGCTTCTATTGATGTTGTACTCGAATTGGAAGAATTGCTTGATGTGGCGCTTGCAAAATCCATTGATATTTTGGGTCCGTTTCACCGTTCTCGTCAGGAACCTGATGAAAATGACACCTTAAAGCCTCCTACAGATGGTATCCTGAGTTTCATTTACGGGCTCGGTTATGATGTACTTTCAATATCCCAGGCACCTTTTAATGCAGTATCCAGGGACTGTTCCACTACTTTCCTTACCGGAGTAAGTAAATACAGCAATGCCATGATAAAGCGAGCTCATTTGATGAGCAATATATCTACCATCACACGTACAAGATCGGTTTATATCATTGAAGGAGAGAGTAAAATTACATCGGTAGAACACACAGTCCTGATTGAAAGAAAGGAATTGGATTCCCTTTCGGATTCTGAAGAATTGGATGATCTTATAAGTGAAAGGACCAGTGCGACTGTTGATTATTGA
- the purN gene encoding phosphoribosylglycinamide formyltransferase has product MTLNIAVLISGRGSNLQSIIDNVESGYIPNACVSVVISDKKDAYGLRRAMDQGINAVFIDPAAYQSKENFENALLEALAKFSTDVLLLAGFMRILGSNVIKAYSNRIMNIHPALLPSFKGLHAQKQALDYGVKIAGCTVHFVDEGMDSGPIILQKSVPVLDSDTEDSLSERILAQEHIIFPEAVKLFAEGRLDVKGRRVHIL; this is encoded by the coding sequence ATGACTCTCAACATTGCAGTCCTGATATCCGGCAGGGGCTCTAATCTACAGTCAATTATTGATAATGTAGAAAGTGGTTACATCCCAAATGCCTGTGTCAGTGTGGTTATAAGTGATAAAAAGGACGCTTATGGTCTTAGAAGGGCTATGGACCAAGGCATAAATGCTGTTTTTATCGACCCGGCTGCTTATCAATCCAAAGAAAATTTTGAGAATGCACTTCTGGAAGCTCTTGCAAAATTCAGTACGGATGTGCTCTTACTTGCCGGTTTCATGCGAATCCTGGGTTCCAATGTGATAAAAGCCTACAGTAACAGGATAATGAATATCCATCCTGCCCTCTTGCCTTCTTTTAAAGGACTGCATGCCCAGAAACAGGCGCTGGATTATGGTGTAAAAATCGCAGGTTGCACTGTACATTTTGTTGACGAAGGGATGGATTCCGGCCCAATTATTCTACAAAAAAGCGTACCTGTACTTGATTCAGATACAGAAGACTCCCTTTCTGAAAGAATACTTGCACAGGAACATATCATTTTCCCCGAAGCAGTTAAGTTGTTTGCCGAAGGAAGACTGGACGTAAAAGGAAGACGTGTACATATATTATAA
- the glyA gene encoding serine hydroxymethyltransferase: MSYISETDPDIARALELEAERQDYKLNLIASENYTSRAVMEAQGSIMTNKYAEGYSGKRYYGGCEFVDIAEDLAIERAKEIFGAEHVNVQPHSGSGANMAVYFSVLNPGDKIMAMDLSHGGHLSHGSPVSFSGKLYDIVPYGVAEETEELDYDALEEMAKKEKPRMIVTGASAYSRTIDFKRFREIADSVDAYLLADVAHIAGLIAAGEHPSPVPYADFVTTTTHKTLRGPRGGMVMCSEEYAKGVDKTVFPGLQGGPLMHIIAAKAVAFKEALSDKFKQDQKQTVKNAKALCANLIDRDFDIVAGGTDNHLMLINLNKYDLTGKETETYMSNGGIVINKNTIPFETRGPFITSGLRAGTPAVTTRGMKEAQMEDVANFIETVIHNPKDQSVLDQVNADVQQLCSDFPIYKHL, encoded by the coding sequence ATGTCTTATATTTCAGAAACAGATCCCGATATTGCCAGAGCACTGGAGCTCGAGGCCGAAAGACAGGACTATAAACTCAACCTTATAGCATCAGAGAATTACACAAGCAGGGCGGTAATGGAAGCTCAGGGTTCCATTATGACCAACAAGTATGCAGAAGGCTACTCCGGTAAGAGATATTACGGAGGCTGTGAATTTGTTGATATTGCAGAGGATTTGGCGATTGAAAGGGCTAAGGAAATTTTTGGTGCCGAGCATGTGAACGTCCAGCCGCATTCAGGTTCAGGTGCCAATATGGCTGTTTACTTCTCCGTCCTCAATCCAGGTGACAAGATAATGGCAATGGATCTTTCACATGGAGGTCACCTATCCCATGGAAGTCCTGTAAGTTTTTCAGGTAAACTTTATGATATTGTACCTTACGGAGTAGCAGAGGAAACCGAAGAGCTGGATTATGATGCCCTCGAAGAAATGGCAAAAAAGGAAAAACCCCGGATGATAGTGACCGGTGCTTCTGCATATTCCCGCACGATCGATTTCAAGCGTTTCAGGGAAATCGCTGATTCTGTGGATGCATACCTGCTTGCGGACGTTGCTCATATAGCAGGCCTAATTGCAGCCGGTGAACATCCAAGTCCGGTGCCATATGCTGATTTTGTAACAACGACCACACACAAAACACTGAGGGGTCCCCGTGGAGGTATGGTCATGTGTTCTGAAGAATATGCAAAAGGTGTGGATAAAACAGTCTTCCCCGGTCTTCAGGGGGGCCCTCTTATGCATATTATTGCTGCCAAGGCAGTTGCGTTTAAGGAAGCTCTTTCTGATAAGTTCAAGCAGGACCAGAAACAGACCGTGAAAAATGCAAAAGCTCTCTGTGCAAACCTGATAGACCGTGATTTTGATATTGTGGCCGGTGGCACGGATAATCATCTTATGCTTATCAATCTCAACAAATATGATCTGACTGGTAAGGAGACTGAGACCTATATGAGCAATGGTGGGATTGTTATCAACAAGAACACTATACCTTTCGAAACCCGTGGTCCCTTTATCACAAGCGGTCTGCGTGCAGGCACTCCTGCAGTAACCACTCGTGGTATGAAGGAAGCCCAGATGGAAGATGTTGCTAACTTCATAGAAACAGTAATTCATAATCCAAAAGATCAGTCTGTACTGGATCAGGTAAATGCTGATGTACAGCAGCTGTGCAGTGACTTCCCGATATACAAGCATCTATAA
- a CDS encoding tetrahydrofolate dehydrogenase/cyclohydrolase catalytic domain-containing protein, with protein MAGEAKQGIIDGRAISKQIEAELTEEISSMKADAGIIPGLATILVGQDPASQLYVRLKHKACDRVGIYAEDQKLDASITQEELLDVIENLNTRADIHGILLQLPLPPHLDAKEAMQAIDPAKDVDGFHPYNMGNLMIGDEGFVPCTPAGIILALEYYDVDIEGKDAVIVGHSNVVGKPMAAMLLNRNATVSVCHVYTKDLKSYTTGADILVVAAGVKHLIKEDMVKKGAVVFDVGITEEEGKIYGDVDFENVVNKASLVTPVPGGVGPMTIATLLTHVTFAAKEIE; from the coding sequence ATGGCGGGTGAAGCTAAACAGGGAATCATAGACGGCAGAGCTATTTCAAAGCAAATTGAGGCTGAATTAACAGAAGAAATATCTTCTATGAAGGCCGATGCCGGTATAATCCCGGGTCTTGCAACTATCCTTGTGGGGCAGGACCCAGCCTCGCAATTGTATGTACGACTGAAACATAAAGCATGTGACAGGGTAGGAATTTATGCGGAGGATCAGAAACTCGACGCCTCTATTACCCAGGAAGAACTGCTGGATGTGATCGAGAATTTGAACACACGTGCAGATATCCATGGTATACTGCTTCAGTTGCCCCTGCCGCCACATCTGGATGCAAAAGAAGCCATGCAGGCTATTGACCCGGCAAAAGATGTGGATGGTTTTCACCCCTATAACATGGGTAACCTGATGATCGGTGACGAGGGCTTTGTTCCCTGCACACCTGCGGGGATAATCCTCGCTCTTGAATATTATGATGTCGACATTGAGGGAAAGGATGCTGTGATAGTCGGCCACAGTAATGTAGTTGGTAAACCCATGGCAGCAATGCTCTTAAACCGCAATGCTACAGTGTCGGTATGCCATGTTTACACCAAAGACCTTAAAAGTTACACCACCGGTGCCGATATACTTGTAGTTGCAGCCGGTGTCAAGCATCTCATCAAAGAAGATATGGTCAAGAAAGGAGCTGTTGTTTTTGATGTGGGAATCACCGAAGAAGAAGGCAAGATATATGGTGATGTGGACTTTGAGAATGTTGTGAATAAAGCCTCACTTGTTACACCGGTGCCAGGGGGCGTGGGGCCTATGACCATAGCAACGCTTCTGACACATGTGACCTTTGCTGCAAAGGAAATTGAGTAA
- the folP gene encoding dihydropteroate synthase, with amino-acid sequence MVVDVDICGLKVGDNHPVRLMGVLNLSHESFYKGSVVREDSLIDAASVMLEEGANVLDIGGRSTWPLAEPISKEIERERLLPAIDALAGNVDAVLSVDTVFADIADQCLDRGADLVNDVSGFTIDENMVDVVADHACPAVVMASRKVPGDVLGMDAVMDSLEAIIELCEGKGIDTDRLILDPAIGKWVPEKDPIYDFETFDRFERLQTFGKPVLAALSRKSFIGEVLNKPAAERLYGSLAATAIAVHKGAHIIRTHDVAATTDAVRIAEAIRGRIPCQKAGERQVRMLEITDPDDSVKVMKSLDVTSTGAQVMKNKSVMFNLLVSNITTTEALIIKQEILARGGDACLERNAVSHETENTDLVVMGTLLQLKKLVAKLQGQARNLPQIAAMMDTVLDEYNDVKYRYSSWKFD; translated from the coding sequence ATGGTCGTCGATGTTGACATATGTGGACTAAAGGTAGGGGACAATCATCCTGTAAGATTGATGGGTGTATTGAATCTCAGCCATGAATCCTTTTATAAGGGGTCTGTTGTCAGGGAAGATTCTCTCATTGATGCCGCTTCTGTCATGCTGGAGGAAGGTGCAAATGTGCTCGATATAGGCGGGCGTTCCACCTGGCCACTTGCAGAACCCATTAGCAAGGAAATAGAGCGGGAACGATTACTTCCTGCAATAGATGCCCTTGCAGGAAACGTGGATGCTGTTCTTTCAGTGGATACAGTGTTTGCGGATATTGCCGACCAGTGTCTTGACAGGGGCGCTGACCTTGTAAATGATGTTTCCGGTTTCACGATTGATGAAAACATGGTGGATGTGGTGGCAGACCATGCATGTCCTGCTGTTGTAATGGCCTCCCGGAAAGTGCCGGGTGACGTGCTTGGGATGGATGCAGTTATGGATTCCCTGGAGGCAATCATTGAGCTGTGTGAAGGGAAGGGTATTGATACGGACCGGTTAATTCTGGATCCTGCTATTGGTAAATGGGTCCCCGAAAAGGATCCGATATACGATTTTGAGACCTTTGACCGTTTTGAACGTCTGCAGACATTTGGTAAACCAGTTCTTGCGGCCCTTTCCCGTAAATCTTTCATAGGTGAGGTCCTGAACAAGCCTGCTGCTGAAAGATTATATGGAAGTCTGGCCGCAACCGCAATTGCTGTGCATAAAGGAGCGCACATTATACGCACCCACGATGTGGCTGCGACAACTGATGCTGTGCGAATAGCTGAGGCGATAAGGGGCAGAATTCCCTGTCAGAAAGCGGGTGAAAGGCAGGTGAGAATGCTGGAAATTACCGATCCGGATGATTCTGTAAAGGTGATGAAATCCCTGGATGTGACTTCCACCGGCGCACAGGTTATGAAAAATAAATCCGTGATGTTCAATCTGCTTGTGAGCAATATCACAACCACAGAAGCCCTTATAATCAAGCAGGAGATCCTGGCAAGAGGCGGGGATGCATGTCTTGAGCGAAATGCTGTATCACATGAGACTGAGAATACCGATCTTGTTGTAATGGGCACCCTTTTGCAGTTGAAAAAGCTTGTTGCAAAACTACAGGGCCAGGCAAGGAATTTGCCTCAGATAGCCGCGATGATGGATACAGTTCTGGATGAATATAATGATGTAAAATATCGTTATTCTTCCTGGAAGTTTGATTAA